From the Lathyrus oleraceus cultivar Zhongwan6 chromosome 4, CAAS_Psat_ZW6_1.0, whole genome shotgun sequence genome, one window contains:
- the LOC127135398 gene encoding uncharacterized protein LOC127135398, translating into MNILLTKIPDLLEIRNVVFTLTWMEPQGGCLWCLLLHHYLEVIKFDIYAVVTQLFHFSWILPNYNSNLLILLPKTTNSHSIDLFSPIVLANFKFKIIFKVITDILVGIIPLIISNEQKGFVKGINIRDCISLASEAINFLHKKSNGGNIALKVQQMDLEYS; encoded by the exons ATGAACATCTTGCTTACTAAAATTCCTGACTTATTGGAAATCAGGAATGTTGTCTTCACCTTAACCTGGATGGAGCCCCAGGGCGGATGTCTTTGGTGCCTCCTTCTCCATCATTATTTGGAAGTGATCAAGTTTGATATCTATGCTGTTGTGACTCAGTTATTTCACTTTTCTTGGATTCTCCCAAATTACAACTCAAATCTTCTTATATTGCTTCCTAAGACTACTAATTCTCACTCTATTGATCTTTTCAGCCCAATTGTTCTTGCAAACTTCAAATTCAAGATTATTTTTAAAGTTATTACAGACATACTTGTTGGCATTATTCCCCTCATTATTTCTAATGAGCAAAAAGGCTTTGTCAAGGGCATAAACATTAGAGATTGCATTAGTTTAGCTTCTGAAGCCATAAACTTCCTTCACAAGAAATCTAATGGTGGCAATATTGCTTTGAAG GTTCAACAAATGGATTTGGAATATTCTTGA